The genomic segment TCCGCGGGGCGGCGCTGGTGTTCTGACTACCCCTGGCCGCGCCGGGGACTCGCACGAGTGTTTATATACCGAACCGCGGCCAGACGGCCCATGCTCGACCTCCCACTCGACTCGTGGTACGCGTGGCTGGGCCTCTCGCTGGCGGGCGTCGCTCTCGTCGGCGCGGCGTCCGGACTGCCGACGGTGCCGCCGCCGAACGCTGACTCGGCGGCCGCGACGGTGGACCGCGTGGCCGCCGCCGAGTACGCGGCGACGGCCGAACACCCGCTGGACGCGACGGCGGTCAGACTCGGCACGCGCCGCCTCGCACTCCGGAACGACGCCGGCACCGCGCACGCGACGCTCGCGTTCGGTCCGGTCACGCCCGTCCCGACGAACGACTCGGCGCTTCGGGACGTGGTTCACGGCGCGCACCCCTCGACCGCGTTCGACACGCCGGAGGCGTTCCGGCAGGCGATAATCGACGCCCGCGCCCGCGGCGGCGACGCGCCGTGGCGCGCGGTGGACCGCACGCTTCTCGTCCGCAGAACGACCTGGGAGGGGGTCGATGTCGTCCTCGTGGACGCGTGAGGCGCGCCGCAGGGCGCAGGCCTCGCCGATAGCCGCGCTGGCCGCCCTGTTCGCCGTCTGCGCGGGGCTGAGTCTCTACGCGACGGTGCTCGGCGGGTCCGTGCCCCTCGTTCAGGGGGGCGGCGTCGCCGACCCGACGCTGGACCGCGTCCACGACGCCGCGACGGACGGCGGCGTGGCCGCCCCAGACCGACTCGACCGGGCGGCGACTCGGGGACCGGACGGTCACCGTCTCAACGTCTCGCTGACCGTCGCGGACGAGGCGTGGACGGTCGGTCCGTCCGTCCCGGGAGGCGCGACCGACCGCGCGAGTCGCCTCGTGAGCGTCCGTCTCGCGCCGGGCCGGGTCGAACCCGGTCGCCTGTCGGTGGTGGTGTGGTCGTGAACGCCGCCGTCGACGCCGCCGTCTTCCTCCTCCTCCTCGGAGCGGCCGTCGTGGGCCTCACCGCCGCCGACGCGGGGCCGGGAGCGGCCGACGCCGACGCCGACGGCGACGCGGACGCCGTCGCGAACGTCCTCGCGACCAGTACCGCGACGGTGAACTACACGCTCTCGCCCGGCGCGCGACGCGCGGCCGAGAGCGGGGCCGACTTCGAGCGAACCGCCGGCCCGGAGTTCGAACGGACCACGCACGGGTCGCTCGCGGGCCTCCTCGCTCGCGCCGCCGTCGGAACCGCGGGGTTCGGCGACGACCCCGTGACGCACGCCCGCGACGACTTCCGGTCGGCCGTCCGGGACGCCGTGGCCGCCCGTCTCGAACCGGTCGGCCTCCGCGTCGACGCCGTCTGGCGCCCGTATCCCGATTCACCGGTCGAGGGACGCGTCGCGGTGGGTGAGGTCCCACCGGCGACGGCGACGACCGACACGGCGACGCTGTCGGTGCCGGCGGGGACGCGATCGCTGGCCGCGAACGAGACGCGCGACTTCTCGTCGCTGTCGAGCGCCGTCGCCCGCCGTACCGTCGAGACGCTCGCGCCCGCCGGACAGATGCGACTCGCCCTCCGC from the Halogeometricum rufum genome contains:
- a CDS encoding DUF7283 family protein; the protein is MLDLPLDSWYAWLGLSLAGVALVGAASGLPTVPPPNADSAAATVDRVAAAEYAATAEHPLDATAVRLGTRRLALRNDAGTAHATLAFGPVTPVPTNDSALRDVVHGAHPSTAFDTPEAFRQAIIDARARGGDAPWRAVDRTLLVRRTTWEGVDVVLVDA
- a CDS encoding DUF7285 family protein; the encoded protein is MSSSWTREARRRAQASPIAALAALFAVCAGLSLYATVLGGSVPLVQGGGVADPTLDRVHDAATDGGVAAPDRLDRAATRGPDGHRLNVSLTVADEAWTVGPSVPGGATDRASRLVSVRLAPGRVEPGRLSVVVWS
- a CDS encoding DUF7284 family protein; the protein is MNAAVDAAVFLLLLGAAVVGLTAADAGPGAADADADGDADAVANVLATSTATVNYTLSPGARRAAESGADFERTAGPEFERTTHGSLAGLLARAAVGTAGFGDDPVTHARDDFRSAVRDAVAARLEPVGLRVDAVWRPYPDSPVEGRVAVGEVPPATATTDTATLSVPAGTRSLAANETRDFSSLSSAVARRTVETLAPAGQMRLALRGDAPVSTLVGYRYDRLAAELNTSVDSRTADADTEAANRRLAAALAPRVESDLRARYDSPEDAAAAVGVAEVRIVVRTWEAGR